The genome window CCCGCTATATCTGCGAAAGTGCAGGCATGCAGCTCAGCGAAATAGATATCGAACAGCTGGAACAGCTGGAGGAAGATTATTGGACCCCAAGGGGAGAAAAGTTCGACTTTAGCTTTAGTAAACAAGTCACGGTTAAAGAAGCGCTTCAGATGGCCTTGGGTGCTGGTATGTCTTTACCTGTGCTTGAAAGCGGAATGCTATCAGCTGTGCGTGAAGGAAATCAGACACCCAAGGGGCTTATTACGCCACACGATCAAGCTTCAGAGTTAAAAGTATCGTTTACTTCAGCAGGCCCTGATGACTACAGCGGTGTTGATGTGAAATACATTAACCCGGTTACATTTACGGAAGAAATAGTCGAATGCCGGTTGCCAGGCTTAACTGCACTTAAAACTGAAACCTTTGAGTTAGCCGGCGTTCACGACAGAACAAGAGCATGGCGCATAGGCATGCGTAGGCTGATGAAGTATCGCCTGCAGCGCCTGAAAGTTGACACCAGTACGGAAATGGATGCGCTGGCTTACCAATTCATGGACTTAATCATATTCGCCAATGATATACCTGGTGATCAGAACATCAGCTGCTTAATTGAAAACATCATCATTGGCGGTGGCACAGCAACATTACTGGTTTCAGAGCCGTTAGATTGGACCTTTAGCAACACTCGCTGCGTGATCCGCAGGCAAGACGGTACAGTCACTAATTTACTTACACCAACTGAAGTTGATTTCTGGCCAGAATACAGAGGTAGGGCACTTACTTTACCAGCATCAGCCATCGATTTTGAACCAAATTGGAAAATAGAGCCACCGCGCCTGCTGTTCTGTTCATCCGACAAAGTCGGCTACCCGATGATCATCGAATCTATTGACCCGGACGAAGAGGGGCGCTGCTCTGTACGCGGGGTTAATTACTCTGCAGACTTGTATCAGTACGACGACAGCAGCCCAACTTAACGAACTACAAAACCACTTATTAAAAGACCACTAAACCCGCTTCGGCGGGTTTTTGCATTTATGGAGCATTCAAATGCGTTACAACACCAAAAACCCTTTAGGTACTGACGGTTCCTCAGATCCTCGTGACTTGTACGACAATGCTGGCAACTTAGATTTACTGTCTAACTCCAAGACGCTAATTAGTGTCCCGGATCGTTTAGGTCTGTCACGAACAACATTACACGGTTACGATTTGAAGTTTAAAAATGCACTTGAGGCATTAGGTTTATACCCAGTGCCAGGGAGCTTTGAATCAGGTGGGGTAATCACAAATATCAATCAGGTTTTACAACGAACAACACCGCCAGAGGGTTTTTTTAGTTGGGGCGGAGAAATACCTCCAGGTGGAAAAGTAGTTCCTGCGGGTAGCACAGTTGCTGGAACAGGCGGGGAGGGTGTCACTGCCTGGACAAACAGAAACGACGCTACTTTCAGAGCTGCATTGGCACTGCTTGGCAGTAATGTTCTGATTGCTGGACTGCCAGCGGCAGATATACGATATGCCAGTTTCAATGATAGGTTAGGTATCATTGCTGCAAGAATGCAAGCAGGTGAAGATGTAGCAATTGCTTGTTATGGTGATTCTACAGTAGAAGGTATAAATACAACTCCGCTAGTAAGAAACCCTACATCACCTGTTGGTAGCGCTGACCAGAACTTGAACGCCCCGAATGCGTGGCCAGCTAAGTTGCAGTCAATACTGCGCGAAATATATAACAACAGCAATATCAAAACTTATAACGCTGGGTATGCTAATCAGCGAATGGACAACGGTTGGGCGGTTGCCAACTATGACGCAGCTGTAATAAATAACCCGTTCTATGGTGTTCCAGATGTAACTATAGTCGCGTTCGGCTTAAATGATATTGCGATATCCGGATCCCAAATAGCTGACCATGTTACTCAAACTCGCATTTTACTCAGGAAAATTATAGATGATGGTACTGTGCCAGTGTTGGCAACAACTGATGCAGAAGCCCAAAACGGTCAGTTCGGTAACACCCGTGACCATAAAGAAGCTAGACGGGAGCTTGACTCTGCTAAGAAAAGTTTAGCTATTGAGTTTGGTATACCGTTAATTGACTTCGGCCAATTGCTAAAAGATTGGATTCAGAACAACACAGACGGCTATGTCTGGACAACTGAACAAGATGACAATCTACATTTTAGTAATGATGGTCATGCATATAAAGCCCAATGCGCTACAAAGCTATTCTTTAACGATTTTGTTGAATTCAATGGCGGTCAGCAGTCTATTAACTCGTGGAGCAGTCAAACCGCTTATGTTGGCGACTCGGCTAGTTTTTTCAAACTTTCAAATAACGCCCAAGGCGGAAACGTTGTTTACGCATCTGGTGCGCCAGCTTTAACAGACATGATGACTTTATGGGTATGGTCATCAGTACCAAATGCACACTTAATCTATTTGGGTACTGATAATGAATTCTACAGTGCGGGGACTTATACAATCCCACCGAAAATATCAGTTAAGGAATTTTTTAATGGATCAGTCTTATCAAAAAACATAATTTCGGCCGGTGGTTCTCTGCCGACATCAGGCATAAATTATCGCAGAAGTGATGAACCGTTCATCCATAGTAAGCTTAAATATGGTCTAAACAAAGTCACGTACGTGTCAGGTGACGCAGCTACGCTTTTTTATGCAGGATTTAAAATAGTAGAATCTGAAATGGTGTTACCGGGTAATGTGTTAGCTGGCGTTGGGCGGTTCGCTAAAAGTTTCGTCGTTGCAGATGGACATTCAATAAAAAACATACCGGCAAAGTCTGACTTATCTAATACAGCTGGCTGCTTTGATGGCGAAAAAGTATCGATCAGCTTTGATGTATCCATAGCAACCAGATCAGCAGGTGTTTTCCTTCTGAGAGGGCAAGGCTTTACAGGATTAGAAGCTGCTGTAACAAATAATCAACAGACTGCAATCATGCTATTGCGGTCTATTACAAACAACAGGCTTGAACTATACAGGGTTACATATAGTAGTGCCACAAACCCATCTAGCTCACTGATAGGCGTATCAGCCGATGGTACATGGGCCACTCCGAGAAAAGAGGGGCGTTTTGAGATAGAGAAAGTTGCCGGAGTCCAACGTCTAACTGTTTACGATGCTTGGGCTGGAGGTAATGCAATACTTACAGCTGACTTGACCGGCACATCAACAGCAAGATGGGCAGGTTTGGTCGGAGGATTCTATTACAACGGCACAGCTCCGAGCCAAGTCGACACAACAATGGAAATACATAACATGGTTATTAATAGATAAAAAATGATCAACGGCTTTGCTGGGAACAAATCGGGGTGTAACTGAGTCCGCTTTAGTCCTTCTCTGTCCAAGCGCTAAGCTACAGAACTCAGTCAGCAAAGGAATGCGGCGGACTGAGTAATACATTAGTGAGGGTTCGAATCTTTCATTAGCAGTCAGCGGCGATAAAAACCAGATCACCTATTTTGTTAAACGCACTGGGTTTATCAATCGGCATTGCAGTCAGTTGCACCGGAATATTTGGAGCTAACAACTTTTCGAACTCCTCAACATTCTGATCAGCTGAAAGCCAAGATTCAAACAAATCAGGAGTCAGCATTAACGGGCTGGCTTTACTGTGATAAGGGATTAGCTTAGGGTGGGGCGGAAGTGTGATCACTGAGCAGGAGTAGGTTGGTTCGCCAGTCTCTTTGTTTAGCCAGGTGCGGTAAAGTCCACCGAAAGCCAATCCAGTCTGACCAATAAAATCTGTGTACTGATTTTTACCGTCAACAACTTCCGTCTCTCCAAAGCCAGCTGCAGGAATAATACAGCGCTGAGTCCGATACGCTGCATAGCCGGCGCTTCCTTTTACATTCAGTTTGTCATACCTGGTATTAAAGCTGGTGTACTGGCTGGGTTTGAATCCGTGTTCAGTTTTATCAAGTAGTAACCACCAGATCGCATCCTGTAATCGCCTCTGGCCGTTTTGCTCAATCACTATGCTGATTTTATTTGTAGCCCGGATAAAACGATTAGTACGTAGTGGCATAACCTGATCTTGCAGGTTAATACCTAGCTGTCCACAAAGGTCAATAACCTCAGGGCAATCAATTACGTTCAATCTTCCGCACATTTTCCTACCTACCCAGCTTGTCAAAAATTCATATTGCCTAAATAATAACTGTAAATAAATACAGTGTGATTTTATATGGCTTGGTTTATATCAGTTCAAATCAGGACTCTAGCATTATTCAAGGATGGCCGACTTGTTCAGCAAGTGACGTTTCAGCGCACCAGGTCTCATGGAAGAATGCCGTTCTTGGCATGGACACCAACAAATTTTGACCGTACTAAGTTTTTGCCCTTCACTTTCCATGAAAATGACAAGCTAAAAAGGATCGAAGAAGCTGGCATGACTTACGAATGGAGCCCAGTACAAAACCAGTATAGTTACTATAACGAGCAGTATCAGTAATGAGGTCTTGGGACAAAATTGGGGCGGAACTGAGTCCGCCTTAGTCCTTTTCTGTCCATCTGCTTAAATGCAGAACGCAGCCAGCAAAGGACTGTGGCGGACTGAGCAATACATAAGAGAGGGGTCGAATCCCTCGTTAGGCAAATATAGCTAAACCACTTTCAGCCCTTTGTATCCGGACATAGCAAAGTTGCCAGTTGCTGCTTGCTCTATATGGTTACTCCACCATTCCATTAGTTTCCGGCGCCGCTCTAAGTAGGTTGCTCTGTTGTATGCGGAACGAACTTGGTTTTTATCCTGGTGAGCAAGAGCAGCCTCTATCACATCATCATCAAAGCCTTGTTCGTTTAATGTGGTGCTGGCCAGAGCTCGCAAGCCGTGAGAAACCAAAATATCCTTATAGCCCATTCTTTGTAGAGCCCGGTTAGCTGTTTCAGAATGAGTAGGCTGGTTATGGCGCCGTTCTGATGGAAAGATGAAAGGAGAGTTGCCACTAATTGGCTTTAACATATCCAGCAGGGCCATTGTTTGTGGTGTCAGCGGAACAATGTGTTCTTTCTTCTTTTTCATGCGCTCAGCCGGCACAGTCCAAACCTGCTGCTCAAAATCAATTTCATCCCAGCTAGCGCCAGCGGCTTCTGACGGCCTGACCATAGTATGAAGTTGCCACTCGAGAAGGCAGCGCGTGACGATGCGGATCTGTGCATAGCTGATAGCCTTCATCAGTTCCGGCAATTCGTCAGGTTTAATGGTTGGCATGTTCACAGGTTTGGCTGCTATAAATGCCGCCTTAATGCCGGCCAACTGATTGTGCTGAACAATACCGGTATTCACACACCAGGTCATAAGTTCATTTAAGCGCTGGCATACCCGGGTGATCGTTTCCAGCTTCTTAGCTGACTCAAGTGGTTTTAGTGTGTCAATTACCAGCGGGGCTGTTAGCTCTTTGATAGGTAACTTGCCCAGCCTTGGGTAAAGATACATTTCGAAGGTTCGGCGAATATTAAACGCATGCCGCTCACCGACCGCTGCAAACTTCACGAGGAACCATTTTGCCGCTACGTCGGCAAGAGAAGTACTTATTTCCTTTCTTCGGCTTTCGTCGTTTTCCTCGATCCACTTCGCCGGATCAATCTTTTGATCTAATAGCTCACGGTATTGGGCTCGCAACTTTCTGGCCTGTGACAAAGTTGTGTCAGGGTAGGTGCCGATCTTAATTGTGTTTGGGGTGTCGAGGTATGGACGTTTATATCTAAATAACCAAGATTTATTGCCTGCAGTAGTTACTCTGAGCTCTAAACCAGCCCCGTCATACAGGGAATAGAGCTTATCCTGAGGCTTGGCTGATTTAACTTCAGTATCGCTCAGAGGCGTTGTTTTACGGGCCATAATGTACTCCATAATACTACAGCGTTTGGCACTCATGAGCTGTAGTATTAACCGTGGTATTAAAAACGTTGGTTGTCCTCGAACTATAATGAACGAAAACGAACGAACTGATCAACTGAATACGGCATTTTTACTGAGTTTGGCGAACGTTAACGGGCTTTAACGAGCTTTACTGAACGTGGTGGTGGCCGCCCCAACAGGAATCGAACCTGTAACTGCCCCTTAGGAGGGGGCCGTTATATCCATTTAACTATGGAGCGGACTTGTAGCAGGCACTAAACTAGCACAGCTGGCGAATCCTGTGAACTCCAGTCGAATCAACAGGTTCTTTATTGAACAATAAGCCGTGGTTTTAGCCGGGATTTTATTAAGGTTGTTCTTTATCGTTAATCAAGGTTGCAGCATCACCCACTTGCACATTGGCTAACAAATCCATATTGATACTCTCAGCCCAGGCATTTTTGTGGTTCAGCTCAGTGATCTTTACTTTGAGTTCGCTGACAGTCAGTTGGTCTTGTAATTGACCAAAGCTGTCTTTGTGTTGGCGACGAAATAAAATGGTTAGCTCATCACCGATTTTTAAGCCTTGTTTACTACCCAGGTTCAGCAGCACTTTATGCTGTTGTACCAGTGTGATATCTGCCAGTATAGTTTCGCAGCGCAGTGCTTCTTCCACGTCCTGAGCTGCGGCATTTAATACCCGCTCGATAGACTTACCATAATCGGTTTGCCAGAAGCGCTGTGTTTTTGGGCTAATGACTGTGGTACTGCGAAAGCCCCAAACAGCAGATGTCTGGTATTTTTGGCTGAATAACACTTTTTGTTCCTGAATGTCGGTCAGCTCCAGTTGCAGCTGATAAAAACGTTCTCTGTCCTGATCAGACCAAAATGACCAGTTGGTACCCACACGCTCACCCAGCGAAACATCGTCCAGACTGGCTTTGAGCAAATAGCGGCCACCATAGTTACGTTGCAAAGCGCCACGGTCGGCATAACTCAGTTCTTTTTGCCGGATAGGTTGGGGCAGCAGTTTGATTAAGCTGGAACCAGAGGACTCCTCCAGCTTTTGTATAAACAAACTGGTGCTGGCTTCATCCAGCTCATACAGCTGCCCTGTAATAGCCTGTTCCCGGTTTTCAATGACAAAAGGGCTGATCAACAGCTCCTTTTTTAATTGCAGGTTGGCGCATTGGTTTTGATCCGGATAAATATCAGCTCTGATCGTGACGTTGATATAACCGTTTTCTTCAGTTTCAGAGACGATTTGCACATTATGTACTTCCCCCTGAGTCTGTAAAAACATCGATTCCTGAGTCAATAAACCGTCGGTTACCTGTTGCACAGTGCGAATAGAAGCACCTGAATACAGCAGCGCTTTACGTACAGCATCTTCAGTGGCTGCAGTTCTGGCTGCATGGGTATCGCCGGCACGCAGTGCGGCCTGGCCTGTTGCTTCATACCAATCTGCGTTGGCATGGCCAGAAAGCAGTGGCAAAGCCATCAGTGATACGCAAAGCGCAGATAGACGCATGACAAACCCTCAATAGAAGAACTAACAGGGTAGAAGCAAAAGCTATGCCTGAATTAAGGTTTTCTCAAAAAATAGGCATTTATTTAGAAAAGGCACGGATTGTGCATTATTTACTGCAATGAACCTAAGCAGAAATGTGCAGAGGCACGCCATCATGAACAAACTGACAATCAGCGCCTTATTGCTGACGTTATTACCAGGCTGTAGTCTGGTATCTGATCGCCATGTGGAGTGGGAAACAGTCGAACCTCAACGTTTTCCAGTGTTAAAAGCGGTCGGCTACGCGCCCCTGAGTCAGCAGCCAGGTGCTAGTGAGCAGGAGCGTATGCTGATGGCGATGAAAGCCTCTAAACTCGAAGCCTATAGAGAACTTGCAGAACAAGTTTATGGCCAAAGAATTGACGCCAAGGCCAATATGCAGCAAATGATGGTAGGCAACGACCAGTTAAGCTCGTCGGTAAGCGGTATTATTCGTGGCGCCCGCGTGGTGAAAACTTATCCTGTGGGTGATGTGTATGCCACTGAACTCGAGCTGGATTTTAAGCAGGTGTATGACTTGTATTTAAATAGCCAGCCAGCCCGCCGGATAAAAAATGTGAAGTACTACTGATAACATCAGCCCTGCGCCACATAAAAAAAACCGTCAGATGACGGTTTTTTTATGTGCTGGATAAACAGATCAGGCTTTAATGCCCGGGCCTTTATCGACTTGAGCTGCTTTGCCTTTATTAGTATAGGTTAAACCGGCGCGGCCACGGCTTTGCAACAACTCAGTTTTAAAACGTTCGATCACCAATTGGCTTTGCTCTACGCTTTGGCTGTTTACCTGATTTTGGAATTTACACTGTGCCAGTTTTTCTTCGAGGCGTTGCAAATGGTCTTTAAACCAGTCTTGCTGTTTGACCGCGTCGAGTTCTGGCGAGGCAGTTAATTGCACGTCTGTCGCCTGAACTAAATCAAGGATTTGGATTTTTTCATCGGTATTGCTTTTCAATGCTTCAACATCACGGGTCCGGATGGCGTCCAGTTCGTTATGAAGCAACAAGAGCAACACATCAAGGTGCTGCTCTTGTTCATTTAACAGGGTGAGGATAGAAGAGTGGGCGCTACTCATTTTTTACTGAAAAACTCGCCTTCGAACTGGACAATACGACGTGCCAGTTGTTCTACATTCACTTTGTATTTGCCTTCAGAAATCTCTTGTTTGATCTTATCAACTTTCTCTTGATCAACACCTGAACTGGCTTTCGCTTTTTCCTGGGCTTTGCTGAATTGCTGTGCCTGAGAAGTCAGCGAGACTGAATCCTGTTTTTGTGCAGCTGTGCCTGTAGTGCTTTGCTGCTGAACGGCCTGTTGCTGAGCAACTTGCTGTTTTTGAACGTTTTGTTGCTCGGCTTTGTCAGCTTTCACTTGTTGAGTGACTGGCAGGCCTGTATTTACATTAATCGCCATTTTTCTACCCTCTTAATCCGGTTTCGGATCCCTTACTTTGTATAACGGCAGCGACTGATAAAACTTTAGACATTATTTAAAATTTTATTGCAACTTTTTTCACCGCAACGACTTCTGCTACTACGGTTCTGTTGGACTGTCTGTTCGTCACGCGGATCTGGTCACCCAGAATGCCATCCATTTGTGCTATACCGACAGTTCTTACTTCAAGGCCACTATTCAAACCACTAATTGTAACTATATCGCCTTTACATACAAGACAAAGATCCTGCAATGTCACAACTTGTCCTGCAGAGAGGCTCCTTTTTACCCGGGCTCCTATAACGGAAGCTGGGTTTTTCACTAAAGAGCCACGAGCTAAGCGCAGGTCGGCTTGCCCCAGCGTTAACATATCGGCAGTGATTAAAGAACCTAAAGCTATATTTCGCACACTAAGCGTCGCGTCTGTTTGCTGAGTAAAGCGTGCTGATACATAAAGCTGCCAGGGTTGTGGGCTTTGACAGCGAATTTGTACAGTCGCCTGATTGTACACCGGGCCTGCAAAACTAAACTGCAAAGGTTCGTTGCATTCTTTATGAGCCAGACGTGAGTCCAGCGTAGAAATCTGACTTTGAGCACCTTCCGGTACTTCTTTTTGCTGACCTAACCACTCTATTGTTGCTGCGGTTAATTGCGCAGGGCTAAAACTTGCCGCCTGTAGTGAAAATGCCGCAAGAAAAACACTGGCAGTGAAAGCACAGAGCAGAGGGCACTTCAAAAATTTATCGTACATTTTCATATGGTTTCAGCTATGCTTTATCGGCAAAGGGTTATAACATACTTAAGTATGTCAATTTTCAGTCATTTTTCATCCTAGAGTGGACCAAGCAAGAATCGTTCCCGATTTTTTAGGATCACTAATTCTTTCAGGCAAGGGAGTCTTCTATGGCGGGTATTCTGGATTCAGTCAATCAGCGCACTCAATTGGTGGGGCAGAACAGACTGGAGCTTTTATTATTCCGCTTACAGGGTCGTCAACGTTTTGGTATTAACGTATTTAAAGTGCGTGAAGTACTGCAATGTCCACCTTTAACCGCCATTCCCAAACGTAATAAATATGTCAGAGGCATCGCCCACATTCGGGGTCAGACAATCTCTGTGATTGATTTGAGTCTGGCTACAGGGGGCCGTGCAATAGAAAACACCAAAGACTGCTTTATTATCATCGCGGAATACAACCGCTCTGTGCAGGGTTT of Rheinheimera sp. MM224 contains these proteins:
- a CDS encoding GDSL-type esterase/lipase family protein, whose amino-acid sequence is MRYNTKNPLGTDGSSDPRDLYDNAGNLDLLSNSKTLISVPDRLGLSRTTLHGYDLKFKNALEALGLYPVPGSFESGGVITNINQVLQRTTPPEGFFSWGGEIPPGGKVVPAGSTVAGTGGEGVTAWTNRNDATFRAALALLGSNVLIAGLPAADIRYASFNDRLGIIAARMQAGEDVAIACYGDSTVEGINTTPLVRNPTSPVGSADQNLNAPNAWPAKLQSILREIYNNSNIKTYNAGYANQRMDNGWAVANYDAAVINNPFYGVPDVTIVAFGLNDIAISGSQIADHVTQTRILLRKIIDDGTVPVLATTDAEAQNGQFGNTRDHKEARRELDSAKKSLAIEFGIPLIDFGQLLKDWIQNNTDGYVWTTEQDDNLHFSNDGHAYKAQCATKLFFNDFVEFNGGQQSINSWSSQTAYVGDSASFFKLSNNAQGGNVVYASGAPALTDMMTLWVWSSVPNAHLIYLGTDNEFYSAGTYTIPPKISVKEFFNGSVLSKNIISAGGSLPTSGINYRRSDEPFIHSKLKYGLNKVTYVSGDAATLFYAGFKIVESEMVLPGNVLAGVGRFAKSFVVADGHSIKNIPAKSDLSNTAGCFDGEKVSISFDVSIATRSAGVFLLRGQGFTGLEAAVTNNQQTAIMLLRSITNNRLELYRVTYSSATNPSSSLIGVSADGTWATPRKEGRFEIEKVAGVQRLTVYDAWAGGNAILTADLTGTSTARWAGLVGGFYYNGTAPSQVDTTMEIHNMVINR
- a CDS encoding SOS response-associated peptidase, whose translation is MTSWVGRKMCGRLNVIDCPEVIDLCGQLGINLQDQVMPLRTNRFIRATNKISIVIEQNGQRRLQDAIWWLLLDKTEHGFKPSQYTSFNTRYDKLNVKGSAGYAAYRTQRCIIPAAGFGETEVVDGKNQYTDFIGQTGLAFGGLYRTWLNKETGEPTYSCSVITLPPHPKLIPYHSKASPLMLTPDLFESWLSADQNVEEFEKLLAPNIPVQLTAMPIDKPSAFNKIGDLVFIAADC
- a CDS encoding integrase domain-containing protein, whose protein sequence is MARKTTPLSDTEVKSAKPQDKLYSLYDGAGLELRVTTAGNKSWLFRYKRPYLDTPNTIKIGTYPDTTLSQARKLRAQYRELLDQKIDPAKWIEENDESRRKEISTSLADVAAKWFLVKFAAVGERHAFNIRRTFEMYLYPRLGKLPIKELTAPLVIDTLKPLESAKKLETITRVCQRLNELMTWCVNTGIVQHNQLAGIKAAFIAAKPVNMPTIKPDELPELMKAISYAQIRIVTRCLLEWQLHTMVRPSEAAGASWDEIDFEQQVWTVPAERMKKKKEHIVPLTPQTMALLDMLKPISGNSPFIFPSERRHNQPTHSETANRALQRMGYKDILVSHGLRALASTTLNEQGFDDDVIEAALAHQDKNQVRSAYNRATYLERRRKLMEWWSNHIEQAATGNFAMSGYKGLKVV
- a CDS encoding flagellar assembly protein FlgT → MRLSALCVSLMALPLLSGHANADWYEATGQAALRAGDTHAARTAATEDAVRKALLYSGASIRTVQQVTDGLLTQESMFLQTQGEVHNVQIVSETEENGYINVTIRADIYPDQNQCANLQLKKELLISPFVIENREQAITGQLYELDEASTSLFIQKLEESSGSSLIKLLPQPIRQKELSYADRGALQRNYGGRYLLKASLDDVSLGERVGTNWSFWSDQDRERFYQLQLELTDIQEQKVLFSQKYQTSAVWGFRSTTVISPKTQRFWQTDYGKSIERVLNAAAQDVEEALRCETILADITLVQQHKVLLNLGSKQGLKIGDELTILFRRQHKDSFGQLQDQLTVSELKVKITELNHKNAWAESINMDLLANVQVGDAATLINDKEQP
- a CDS encoding LPP20 family lipoprotein, with product MNKLTISALLLTLLPGCSLVSDRHVEWETVEPQRFPVLKAVGYAPLSQQPGASEQERMLMAMKASKLEAYRELAEQVYGQRIDAKANMQQMMVGNDQLSSSVSGIIRGARVVKTYPVGDVYATELELDFKQVYDLYLNSQPARRIKNVKYY
- a CDS encoding flagellar protein FlgN encodes the protein MSSAHSSILTLLNEQEQHLDVLLLLLHNELDAIRTRDVEALKSNTDEKIQILDLVQATDVQLTASPELDAVKQQDWFKDHLQRLEEKLAQCKFQNQVNSQSVEQSQLVIERFKTELLQSRGRAGLTYTNKGKAAQVDKGPGIKA
- the flgM gene encoding flagellar biosynthesis anti-sigma factor FlgM, with product MAINVNTGLPVTQQVKADKAEQQNVQKQQVAQQQAVQQQSTTGTAAQKQDSVSLTSQAQQFSKAQEKAKASSGVDQEKVDKIKQEISEGKYKVNVEQLARRIVQFEGEFFSKK
- the flgA gene encoding flagellar basal body P-ring formation chaperone FlgA, which gives rise to MYDKFLKCPLLCAFTASVFLAAFSLQAASFSPAQLTAATIEWLGQQKEVPEGAQSQISTLDSRLAHKECNEPLQFSFAGPVYNQATVQIRCQSPQPWQLYVSARFTQQTDATLSVRNIALGSLITADMLTLGQADLRLARGSLVKNPASVIGARVKRSLSAGQVVTLQDLCLVCKGDIVTISGLNSGLEVRTVGIAQMDGILGDQIRVTNRQSNRTVVAEVVAVKKVAIKF